TTAGTAAAGAGTTTGGGAGCTATGATCTTATAAAGCCATATAGCACCCATAGTACCAGAAGTCTtttagcaagacagttaacctaAGTTCTTCCCAGGAGCCCATTTAGGCAACCCACCGCACCTCTGCAATCTAGAGGGGATGGGTAAAAGCGGGAAGTTTGGACCTTgagttattaaaatatattgatcAGACTTGCACTGACCAGCATAAACCAGCATGGACCATCATAGACTTGCAATGACCAGCTTGAAATGGATGCTATGCTGGGATTTTTCTCACATGGGATGTTAGGCAAAAATAGGCCAATTATAGAGAAGATCGTCTCACTAGCGGAGCTATTTCAGcataaaattatttaataaataatgtgAGAAGAGGCCTCCCTAGAATCCTAACTTTGTATTGCTGTTTCACTATTGTTTTAATAGACTGAATGGAGGTTTAGACTGAATGGAGGTTCCAGGAAAAAAAGTCCATTACAAAAGAGTGATAAACAGACAGCTTTAGATGCCAAGGTTAGGCTCAATTTAGTTTTTCACCTCGTTAGTTTCTTGAATAGACAGTTTTTACTTTACACTATAGAGCCTAGTATTATTAAATTCAAGGCTGCTTCCTTTTCATCAGTCAGGTTAGAAAGATGTTATTTGTATCATTTGAAAACCTTTTAGCAAGACCaagaaattgtatttgttttaggTTGGATCTAAAACATCACCTCCACTGATACTGATAAATTGGCCTTAGTTCGCTGCCTGCCCAAGGCTCCATCAGttaatgaaaaaatgtattctccACTTGATTCCAAATGTCATTTCTGGCATAACCTTAAATGGATTCCTCTTGTGGTGTATGCTTCAATTCTTCAACAGCAATTGTCAGTCAgtggggagggaaggagactGATGGTGGAACGAGGCAGGATTAGCTGATGCTCTACTGACACCTTGAGGTTAGACTTATTAATGGAGCATCTGTGAGTCAGCGTTTCAGTCCATGTCCCCCAAACATTTTACTAATGAGCTAAGGGCTGGGTAAATGTAACCACTGTCAAATTTGTTGATGGGtatttgtaaaacaaatgtttaaattacAGTCTGACAGTAGAAAATCTCAGAAAGTGAAGTAACCTTTGCAATCCCACAATTTCTAAATCCCTCACACAGACAAGTTAATATATAGTTAAAAGGCAGACGAGCAACTGATCTGCTAGCATCTCTGACGTCTGTCTATACCTGTCTCTAAGCAACAGGTGCCCCACAATGCTTACTGTGCTGCTGCCTGGTAACTAATGTGAGGGGATAATGGGAGAGGAAGTCAATCCATAATGATATTAATCACATCAATTGACATTCATCTCCCTGAATGAATACTACCAAACAAGAGTAAATATTCAAGCAAATATAAATATCTACTGCTgtgtttattttactttatagtCAAAAACTAAGATTTTTCTGGCTAGAGGAACTATCCTTTAGGTTGGTGTACCTTGAGCTTGTTGAGGCTGCGTGTGGGATTGTTACTGGGGAGCAGACATTTCTTCAGTATGGCCTGGTCTCCAACGTTTAAGGAGTGGCGTCGGTTTTCCTGCCTCAACAGCTCCCGCTCTAGCCACTCAGGAGGATATCTGTCCTCTAAACTGCCCCCCAGGTACAACCCAGCAACACCAGGGGGCAGTCTTTCTCCATGCTGCTCTGGCTCCAGAGTCTTGGTCTTTCGCTCTTCTCCAATCCTCAGCTCATCAAGAATCCTGGGGAAGAAGCCAAAATTACCAGTCCAGTAAAGAAGACTTTGGCTAGAATACCTATTAATTCTCAGCCGGGATGCAGACTCAAATCTCACACAttcaaacaattttattttgtctgtttaattaaataaagttttcctaatgtctgtatttttaagcatttaaatctgacatgatttggaaaggtaCACATCTGGCTATATAAGATTCCACAGCTGACAGTTCACATTAGAGCAAAAACTAAACCATGAGTTCGGAATTGTCCGTCAAACCCTGGGGAAGGGTACCAAAAAGTATTTGCAGCTGTCATTtgccttttactgaggaatgACTTCCGTCTGGCCACCCTAACATCATgtcctgattggtggagtgctgcagagatggttgtctttctgGATGGTTCTCTCTCTGattacttatgtaaatgtggtATTTCTgtttaagtatttttttatacatttacacaaattCTGAAAACCTGTTTTAGTTTGGCCAttatgaggtattgtgtgtataATGAcgaggggaaaaaatgaatgtattcaattttagaataaggctgcaACATAATATGTGGAAATTATGAATGAGTCTGAATATATATAATGCACTCCTTATTGATCAACAATCATAATAAACAACCATTTTTGTCACGTTAGTTAGCTTCAGCTAGTTACCAGCTTGAAAGGATAACTTATTAAAACAGTATTAAGTTAGCTTAGCTTTCGGGTGAAAAATCAGAGTCAAGAGTAAGAGTTTAACTTTACTTTAACATGAGTTGTATCCCTTGAAGCCATGGCCCAACATTCTTGCACTGTTGATAGGAAAAAAGGATGGAAAAAAGGATGCACTGTTGCCAGAGGCAACCTCATTTGTTTTGAATCTTATTCTAATTGGGTGGGTAATCAGACCATGAGTGAAATTAACTACCATGCTGAAACAAAGCCAGAAATCTGTCAGTTATCCGGATTTACTTTTTCAGTTAAACTTTTTTATCCTGCCATTTGCTGCAATTGCCAGATAGTGGACTTTGTTTGAAGAAATTCAATGTCTCGATAATAAAAGTAGATAATTGTATCTGTGTGTAGCATGTCTTAGCAAACGGAAATACTGTACGTAAGTTCTTGttaatttccaaataaaatgttttaaatattaaaatctgTAATAACAATTAATTATTAATGAAATCCCAGTCATCATAGTGTTATGTAATAGGTACTGTGACCTAGAGGGaatttaacattacatttcttcACTTATTAGACTTGGAGCTTAGAGCTCAGTGTCAACCATGTGAGAAGGAGAAAAGCCCTATGTGCTGCTACATCTAACAAATAATTGAGACAAACTCTGCAGGCTCTTGCAATTAAATGTTGTTTACCAAAACAGTACATAGGAGGGGGGCTAGGAAAAACTGCATTAAAATCTAATAAGGTCtatagaaatgtgtttattgtagcACAAATTAATTAGGCCTCCTGCTGCATGGTAACTGTAGAGCTGTTTTGCTGATGGGGCCTCCGAAGTCCCTTGACAACAGTCAACAGGCCCTGAACAACAGGCGTTGTGCTCCTGTGGAGAGCAACAACATGGCagagcaacaacaacacagcaaGCTAAACCCAAATCAACCTCATCACCAGAAATCAACCCAGCCAGCACCATGTTCAGATTAAAGCCCACTGTATAGAAATAGCAAAGCAGAAGAGATAATGAATTACAGCTAGGAATCCCAGCTAATATGTTTAAATTAACATGAAGGAAATTGTTTGTGGCTGACTCATACATTGACAGGAGATACCAGAGCAGAGGGCAGAATACCTTGACACATTCTGAATCTCTAGTTTCCCAGCAGCAGAAGAGGGTCGAATTTTCTTTCCCAACGGCATCCCAGAAGTCTtttactctctctgtctatctttctGTTCGTCAGCCTACTCCGGTGTTCAGTTTTCTGTTAAATGACTGGTAGAATGGACTCAATCCAACCCAGAGCCCTCTGCAACTTCAGGTCTCACATTACCTGCCTCTGGCATTTCACCTGGATTCACTTGGGTGCCTTTCTGGTAACTAAGATACTCATTACAACAAACCTACTGGAAGCATTTCTGCTAATTTTGCCAATTCCACAGAGCAGACAGACCTGGGGTTATTTTTTAAGTGCACCATCATAATAGTGAAACCCTGCATTATTACCAAGTTCACTGCCTCTGAAATATTAAAGTAATTAGGTTAGAAGAACTTATTCCCCAATAATTGTATCATTTAGAACCCCAAAGCCCCAACACCCaaattgaatatatattttaggaaCTCATTTGGGATTCAGCTTCTGTTATCATATTAACACAAAGAATACATGGATGTAGAAATGTATAAAATTGCAGGAAATTAGCTTGCAGGGAAAAAATCTTCTCTTAGGGGGATAGTTTGGGGTTGGATGTGTTGCgaggtgtgttttgttttttgctatCTAGGAGAATTTTATTACCTGACctaaaaaaatactttccctACCGTAGGATCCTCAGAATGGAGAAAAAATGTAAACTGCAATTACACGGATTTacaacatgcaaaaaaactataaaCTGCAGTTAGATAGTATGCGTAAACTGATGTATTGTTGCATTACATCCACTGGCTTTATTTTCTGACATATCAAGGCAAACAACACAGCAAAAACACTCCATAAACACTTGTCCATACAGCTCTACAGAGGCGCTTGTTGACCAGACTACTGTTGTCATATAATGGAATTCTACAGGTAGTATCACAGGGGTCCAGGCCAGCCAGACATCCACTCTGGCCTGGGTAATATAAGAGGTTGGATTGGGGGTTTTGGCCCTGTCTTCAATTGGTCAGCAAGAGGTGCTCTGTGCAAAAATTTCTGCACAGTCTCCTTATCTGTGAACACAACATATTAGTCAGCTTAAGATCAGTGCTTTGGGGTGAGGTTTTGCATTAATAAACATCTAGGATCAGCTTCACCCAACCCAGTCATTTTTTGACGACATTTAAAACAGACCTAGGATCAGCTTCCATAGAAGAGGTTccacaaaaaatgttttccatgtgaACGACCCCATATAAATAAGGTTGAACCCATcataaaaaaatcttgatgTATTCAACTTCCAttgtttacaaaatgtctgtCCTTCAATTTTTAATGATCATTATTTACCCCAATATTCTCCCATCCCAATTACCTACTTTCCAATTCATGATTATGGGCTTGCCTTGTTGCAACACCCCAGCAGGTGTGAGAGTCAAAAATCAAAATATCTCCAAAGCCCATCACACCAAATTGTTCTGCTTATCACATTTGTTTCAGCAAGGATGGCGAACATGGCGTCAGATTTCGTAATTGAAATCCATAGATCACCTTTCCCAGGCAGATGTTTGCAGAACTCTTGAAGCTCTTGGGGTTGTAGAGAGCAGAGTACGGCCGAAACATCCACTGTTTTCCCTCCGAAGTGTCTGTCATATGTAGTCAACTGGGTCCAGTTCTCCTGGTTGTGGATGTGACGATGAATCACAGTTGGCACTAAAACAGGAACGTAGATGTGATGCACTGAGTGCTGTAAATGTTTAACCAAATCATTCAACCTTAttccatttctgtgtgtgtatctgtataaATATTGTGCAGCTTGGGAACACATGGCATCCtattctaaaatatatatattacctACTTTCCAAGACATTGGGGAATAAGGTACTGTATAGACTTAAGAGTTTCCTCTATTTACAGGGGCATTAGGTAGACTAGAacttagagcatctgaccagtaattgAAAAGTTTGTAGATCAAATCCCAGTTCAGGCTAGGTGGAATATGTACTATTCCTGCCCTGAGTAAAGCAGGGCAAAACCCttattgctcccaggttgttgctgtaaatttCCATGTTTTATTAATCGACTTACCTGGTGACTAGAACCTACCTATACCCCTCAGAGCCACCCCATGCAGTGCGTTGCAGCTATAGCGAGACATATTGTCCTGCAACTCAGACCATAACCTGGGCTGACGGTAGTTATGCCTCATCTCTGCCAGTGTGTAGTTAGGGACTTTGCGTTTGCAGTTTATTGGGGCATGAAATGGGTGACACCCTGTAAAAAAGTGAAagtgataaaaagaaaacatatcataACAGACTGTGTGGGGGGTTACGTTGCACCTTGCttttcatgcatttaaattagAATTTTCTTTACAGTCATCTACACACTGTACTCAGGATGTTCTTATTGTTgtgaattaaaatatattttgaaaaatagaaAACTTAAAGAGCATCACTGGATAAGTCTCCTCCCCCATGTAATAGCAATCCTACATTAAAATACCTTAAATTATAATAAACCTTCAAAATCAATAGTCAGTGTGGCCAAACCTTTGGGTGgaactgtatataaatattaaatacaattataaataaaatgatattGATCTTTAATGCTGACACTTATACAATCAAATGGATTTGCAAAACATATATCATATATTATAAAGGGTTTTACAATATCTGAGAGGTATAGAATCATaattgtgtaatgcaaaatattattgttttgttgcAGGATGAGGAAGTAAGGGTCATCATTCTGGGACTGTTCAACACAAGCAGCAACATGCAGTCACCTTGTTCATAATGAGTCTCAGACTAggagtgctgatctaggatTTGTTTGGTCTTTTAGAGCACAATAGAGAGCGGATCCAAGATCAATGTGCTTACTCTAAGATGCTTGATACATACAGCTTTTTTTTCCTAAAATTCAAAAAGTAAgggtttgaggaacagaagggttaaaattaagagaccactgcaaattgaacgcttctgttcctcactcaaaactttccttttcaaaagtGGACTcctaattttttctggagctgtatggcTTCTAGTCTTTTTTTTACCTTGAGCCAAACCCAGGAAGTCAGTCTGGTAAGTGGAGCGGTACTGGGCGGTCAGGGCGGTCCGAAACTCTTCTTCAGAAGGGGGACTTTTCCTGGAGGACCAGCCATCAGCAGAGCTCTGTTTAAGGCCCTTAGGGAGCTGCCACACCATGAAGGACTGGGGGAGAAGGAATCATTTCATAAAATACACTGCTTTCAAATTATCAATATTATAATAGGCTAATATATAATAACAATCTAGTTATAACAAGGATGGATCCTTGCAAAGTACTGTACATTGCTTTTGACCAGGGACTTTACTGGATGTAAAAACTAGGGTGTCAGGTAGATCGGCCCTACATAGAAAATACAGAGCCATTTGGAAACACTGGATATTGGAACCAGTGGGGACACACGTTTGTTAGTCAAAGAATTTGCTTATGTTTctggaataaataaaaaaataacactatgaaaatgtatgaaaggATTTCCTAAGAATGTCTACCTCACTGGGATGCGGGTTGTTTCTCCTGTTCCCAGAAGCTGTATCTGTGCGGATGGATTCAGGTTTAACGACTGGCTTCCAAAATAATTCCTCTGTGTATCCAGTGGAGCCTAATGGACCAGCTAGTGCATGAGAGTTTCTATAGGCGTTTGTTGTCGTAGGTCTGAAAAGGGTTACACAAAAGTCGAATACAGTATGGTGATGTATGCAAATATACTAGCCAACAATTAAATAGACATTTGGAGTGATTATTTATTGTTGAGGTCTACCGTAAAGCCGTTGTTGATGAATTGGGTCGATAGATGAAATCCCTTTTCTGAGATGTTTCATACGTGTCCCAAATGTGTCTGttatctgaaataaaaaataccagGTTAACAGagcatattgaaataaaatgggccaaattaaaacattaaggAAATTACCCTGAAAAAGTTTAATGTCATGTAGTCTGGGGGGTATTTACCCAATGATGACATGGCTGTTTTCGCTCTTGGTAAAAAGTATCCAGAAATCTGGTTATTGGGCGCTTCACCTGGAGaaggacacacacatttattcttCACCTCCAACTGGGATGGACGTGTCAAGCAAATGTTTTGGTCATTAGTATAGTGACGCGCCTGGACAGCTCCGTGGTGCTGAAATCAGatgtgaaaaaattatttacacCAAAGAATAGAAGCAAATTAATTCAGTCCAATATAAACTGTGACATCAGAAATTGTGACACCTCTGATATCGCCGGGTCACAGGATATGTCATCTTGAGTTTGCATTGTTGAAGTTGTTGATTGCAGAAAACTTCATTTGAGTGTGCTCCTGTAACAACACCGGTTGTTATAGGAGACGCACAACACAGTTACTGTAGGCCTACGCTGCCAGCCTACACAATAGCCCTAGGCTTATGTGATGACTGATGTTCTGTcttgccgggggggggggggggcagaacaTGTTTGtcagaaattatttttttatagagtTTATTGCATTAAT
The sequence above is a segment of the Esox lucius isolate fEsoLuc1 chromosome 1, fEsoLuc1.pri, whole genome shotgun sequence genome. Coding sequences within it:
- the LOC105030463 gene encoding testis-expressed protein 26, whose product is MSSLDNRHIWDTYETSQKRDFIYRPNSSTTALRPTTTNAYRNSHALAGPLGSTGYTEELFWKPVVKPESIRTDTASGNRRNNPHPSESFMVWQLPKGLKQSSADGWSSRKSPPSEEEFRTALTAQYRSTYQTDFLGLAQGCHPFHAPINCKRKVPNYTLAEMRHNYRQPRLWSELQDNMSRYSCNALHGVALRGIVPTVIHRHIHNQENWTQLTTYDRHFGGKTVDVSAVLCSLQPQELQEFCKHLPGKDKETVQKFLHRAPLADQLKTGPKPPIQPLILPRPEWMSGWPGPL